Proteins found in one Diorhabda carinulata isolate Delta chromosome 11, icDioCari1.1, whole genome shotgun sequence genomic segment:
- the LOC130899701 gene encoding uncharacterized protein LOC130899701, giving the protein MLPDMRGKKAPPQKTDENSEKFFRQHILSFPSVESHYCRKKSEYKYLDSSLTIKTMYKLYKLECEKISSKPVCFEKYRRVFREYKLTFHKPKKDFCKTCEVHKNTEGNDDQNNSHGDHLKRKEAARQCRDEDKETARQDTSVLAFNFDLQSVLNTPKGAAGPLFYVRKLAVYNITTYNLGNSDATCYLWDETEGKRGSVEISTCIYNFIMNKPEIRHVRMMSDNCAGQQKNVTFSIMCLHLLKVHPVLEVIDHKFFESGHTQMECDSIHGKIEQKSKNIPIYTPEGWAQVIRTARSNPRPYDVTYLLHDDFIDFNQSKKSVFQDESGQKLKFRNAVWLHYEKSAPETIFFKNSYNGTSYTKCTLKKLRGRPVIISEPAKLYSSRIPISNAKKKDLKKLCVELVIPKVNHDYYDNLPTSKLARDNLPEPDQLEESDYSE; this is encoded by the coding sequence ATGCTACCTGATATGAGAGGAAAGAAGGCACCACCACAAAAAACAGATGAGAATTCAGAGAAATTTTTTAGGCAGCATATTCTTTCCTTTCCTTCTGTGGAATCCCATTACTGCCgtaaaaaatcagaatataaatatcttgattcttcattaacaattaaaactatgtataaattatataaactgGAGTGTGAGAAAATTTCTAGTAAGCCCGTGTGTTTTGAAAAGTACAGGAGGGTGTTTAGAGAATACAAGTTAACATTccataaaccaaaaaaagatttttgtaaaacCTGTGAGGTTCATAAAAATACAGAGGGAAATGATGACCAAAACAATAGTCATGGTGATCATTTAAAACGCAAGGAAGCTGCACGTCAATGCAGGGACGAGGATAAAGAAACAGCAAGGCAAGATACGTCTGTTTTGGCGTTTAACTTTGACTTACAGTCAGTTCTTAACACTCCTAAGGGTGCAGCCGGGCCTCTGTTTTATGTCAGAAAACTTGCAGTTTACAATATTACGACATATAACTTAGGAAATTCTGATGCTACCTGTTACCTTTGGGATGAAACTGAAGGAAAGCGGGGAAGTGTGGAAATTTCTACttgtatttacaattttataatgaataaaccAGAAATAAGGCATGTTCGAATGATGTCAGATAATTGTGCAGGGCAGCAAAAGaacgtaactttttctataatgtGTCTCCATTTACTAAAAGTACACCCTGTTCTTGAGGTGATAGATCACAAGTTTTTCGAATCTGGACACACCCAAATGGAATGCGACTCCATTCACGGTAAGATAGAGcagaaatcgaaaaatattcCTATATACACCCCAGAAGGCTGGGCACAAGTGATAAGAACAGCACGATCAAATCCAAGACCTTATGACGTCACGTATCTTTTACACGATGATTTCATAGATTTTAACCAATCTAAAAAATCTGTTTTCCAAGACGAGTCAGGTCAGAAACTTAAGTTTCGCAATGCAGTGTGGCTGCATTATGAAAAATCGGCTCcagagacaattttttttaaaaatagttacaACGGTACGTCATACACTAAATGTACTTTGAAGAAGCTACGAGGGCGTCCTGTAATAATATCAGAGCCTGCAAAACTGTATTCTTCTCGAATTCCGATTTCGAATGCAAAAAAGAAAGacttaaaaaaactttgtgTTGAATTAGTGATACCCAAAGTTAATCACGATTACTATGATAATTTACCTACAAGTAAATTGGCAAGAGACAACTTGCCAGAACCAGATCAGCTGGAAGAGTCtgattattctgaataa
- the LOC130899610 gene encoding uncharacterized protein LOC130899610: MYVKIETERLTFIRLNQTKLRSEEYIHLRDAINTDGNAQNVGRMTILPATYIGSPRHMYEYAQDAMSYVRHYGTADLFITFTCNPQWIEIKQELFSGQSPIDRHDITARVFRQKLKSLMDFIVKHNVFGETRCWMYSVEWQKRGLPHAHILIWLVEKIRPNEVDAVISAEIPDVQVDPGLHEVVIKHMIHGPCGTLNQHSPCMMDGKCSKRYPRTLISETITGNGYPLYRRRSTADNGKSTIVKLNQQDIEIDNR, translated from the coding sequence atgtatgttaaaattgaaacggAGAGATTAACATTCATCAGGTTGAATCAAACCAAACTCCGATCTGAAGAGTATATTCACCTTCGAGATGCGATTAATACTGATGGAAATGCACAGAATGTCGGTCGGATGACTATTCTTCCAGCAACATACATCGGAAGCCCTCGGCATATGTACGAATATGCTCAAGATGCCATGTCGTATGTTCGTCATTATGGTACAGCAGATTTGTTCATCACATTTACATGCAATCCGCAATGGATAGAAATCAAGCAGGAGTTATTCTCTGGGCAATCACCCATTGATCGTCATGATATTACAGCCAGAGTCTTTAGACAAAAGTTAAAATCATTAATGGATTTCATCGTAAAACATAATGTGTTTGGTGAGACACGCTGCTGGATGTATTCTGTGGAGTGGCAGAAACGAGGATTGCCACATGCACACATTTTGATTTGGTTGGTTGAAAAGATAAGGCCAAATGAAGTTGATGCAGTGATATCAGCTGAAATCCCTGATGTACAAGTAGATCCTGGATTACATGAGGTAGTTATCAAACACATGATACATGGTCCCTGTGGAACTCTTAATCAACATTCACCGTGTATGATGGATGGTAAATGTTCAAAACGATATCCACGGACATTAATATCGGAAACAATTACTGGTAATGGTTATCCATTGTATCGTCGCAGATCGACAGCAGACAATGGAAAAtcaacaattgtcaaattaaatcaacaagatattgaaatagataatcGTTGA